The proteins below come from a single Hemibagrus wyckioides isolate EC202008001 linkage group LG22, SWU_Hwy_1.0, whole genome shotgun sequence genomic window:
- the LOC131343459 gene encoding uncharacterized protein LOC131343459 isoform X1, translating to MLVFLKKKVCCILFKTTVDMLYSVNILTTPPTHRYIIIWFAEHTVSSFCLTSYTMLSGSATAMVQFMTLSVFLCIIGLLSETLNSLSLEAEVGDNVTIWCQHDLKRSDNIFWFKHTSDSVPFLLGCKRFLTSAPSEPCYFFSESERIVMSVHGSKTSLTITAVNVSDTGLYYCSFMHLDQVRFSNTTYLQMKAGNKTLSTSDRAEGSVSLDLSFILNVVFGAVIVFLLIILKHRKTHAGDTTDRHDDEDQEPDSVNYAALQFSKKKTKTGRFSELIYSHVVYSAIR from the exons ATGCTGGTCTTCCTGAAAAAGAAGGTTTGCTGCATTCTATTCAAAACAACTGTAGACATGTTATATAGTGTTAATATCCTCAccacaccccctacacacagatacatcaTCATTTGGTTTGCTGAACACACAgtttcctctttctgtctcacctcatACACAATGCTATCAGGCTCAGCAACAGCAATGGTTCAGTTTATGACTCTGTCTGTGTTCCTCTGCATCATTG GTTTGCTCTCAGAGACTCTGAACTCTTTAAGTCTGGAGGCAGAAGTTGGAGATAACGTCACTATTTGGTGTCAACATGATCTGAAACGTTCAGATAATATCTTCTGGTTTAAACACACGAGTGATTCAGTTCCATTTCTTCTTGGGTGTAAAAGGTTTTTAACATCAGCTCCATCAGAGCCGTGTTACTTCtttagtgagagtgagagaatagtGATGTCTGTTCATGGCAGTAAAACGTCTCTCACAATCACTGCAGTAAACGTCTCTGATACAGGACTCTATTACTGCAGCTTCATGCATCTGGACCAAGTTAGATTTAGCAACACGACCTATTTACAAATGAAAG caggaaataaaacactgtctACCTCAGACAGAGCAGAAG GTTCAGTGTCTCTGGATCTGTCTTTCATACTGAATGTGGTGTTTGGTGCAGTGATTGTGTTTCTTCTCATCATACTGaagcacagaaaaacacacgctg GTGATACCACTGACAGACATGATGATGAG GATCAGGAGCCTGATTCAGTGAACTACGCTGCTCTGCAGTTCTCtaagaagaaaacaaagacaGGAAGATTTAGTGAATTAATATATTCACATGTTGTATATTCTGCTATCAGATAA
- the LOC131343459 gene encoding uncharacterized protein LOC131343459 isoform X3, with protein sequence MLVFLKKKVCCILFKTTVDMLYSVNILTTPPTHRYIIIWFAEHTVSSFCLTSYTMLSGSATAMVQFMTLSVFLCIIGLLSETLNSLSLEAEVGDNVTIWCQHDLKRSDNIFWFKHTSDSVPFLLGCKRFLTSAPSEPCYFFSESERIVMSVHGSKTSLTITAVNVSDTGLYYCSFMHLDQVRFSNTTYLQMKAGNKTLSTSDRAEVIVFLLIILKHRKTHAGDTTDRHDDEDQEPDSVNYAALQFSKKKTKTGRFSELIYSHVVYSAIR encoded by the exons ATGCTGGTCTTCCTGAAAAAGAAGGTTTGCTGCATTCTATTCAAAACAACTGTAGACATGTTATATAGTGTTAATATCCTCAccacaccccctacacacagatacatcaTCATTTGGTTTGCTGAACACACAgtttcctctttctgtctcacctcatACACAATGCTATCAGGCTCAGCAACAGCAATGGTTCAGTTTATGACTCTGTCTGTGTTCCTCTGCATCATTG GTTTGCTCTCAGAGACTCTGAACTCTTTAAGTCTGGAGGCAGAAGTTGGAGATAACGTCACTATTTGGTGTCAACATGATCTGAAACGTTCAGATAATATCTTCTGGTTTAAACACACGAGTGATTCAGTTCCATTTCTTCTTGGGTGTAAAAGGTTTTTAACATCAGCTCCATCAGAGCCGTGTTACTTCtttagtgagagtgagagaatagtGATGTCTGTTCATGGCAGTAAAACGTCTCTCACAATCACTGCAGTAAACGTCTCTGATACAGGACTCTATTACTGCAGCTTCATGCATCTGGACCAAGTTAGATTTAGCAACACGACCTATTTACAAATGAAAG caggaaataaaacactgtctACCTCAGACAGAGCAGAAG TGATTGTGTTTCTTCTCATCATACTGaagcacagaaaaacacacgctg GTGATACCACTGACAGACATGATGATGAG GATCAGGAGCCTGATTCAGTGAACTACGCTGCTCTGCAGTTCTCtaagaagaaaacaaagacaGGAAGATTTAGTGAATTAATATATTCACATGTTGTATATTCTGCTATCAGATAA
- the LOC131343459 gene encoding uncharacterized protein LOC131343459 isoform X2, with protein sequence MLVFLKKKVCCILFKTTVDMLYSVNILTTPPTHRYIIIWFAEHTVSSFCLTSYTMLSGSATAMVQFMTLSVFLCIIGLLSETLNSLSLEAEVGDNVTIWCQHDLKRSDNIFWFKHTSDSVPFLLGCKRFLTSAPSEPCYFFSESERIVMSVHGSKTSLTITAVNVSDTGLYYCSFMHLDQVRFSNTTYLQMKGNKTLSTSDRAEGSVSLDLSFILNVVFGAVIVFLLIILKHRKTHAGDTTDRHDDEDQEPDSVNYAALQFSKKKTKTGRFSELIYSHVVYSAIR encoded by the exons ATGCTGGTCTTCCTGAAAAAGAAGGTTTGCTGCATTCTATTCAAAACAACTGTAGACATGTTATATAGTGTTAATATCCTCAccacaccccctacacacagatacatcaTCATTTGGTTTGCTGAACACACAgtttcctctttctgtctcacctcatACACAATGCTATCAGGCTCAGCAACAGCAATGGTTCAGTTTATGACTCTGTCTGTGTTCCTCTGCATCATTG GTTTGCTCTCAGAGACTCTGAACTCTTTAAGTCTGGAGGCAGAAGTTGGAGATAACGTCACTATTTGGTGTCAACATGATCTGAAACGTTCAGATAATATCTTCTGGTTTAAACACACGAGTGATTCAGTTCCATTTCTTCTTGGGTGTAAAAGGTTTTTAACATCAGCTCCATCAGAGCCGTGTTACTTCtttagtgagagtgagagaatagtGATGTCTGTTCATGGCAGTAAAACGTCTCTCACAATCACTGCAGTAAACGTCTCTGATACAGGACTCTATTACTGCAGCTTCATGCATCTGGACCAAGTTAGATTTAGCAACACGACCTATTTACAAATGAAAG gaaataaaacactgtctACCTCAGACAGAGCAGAAG GTTCAGTGTCTCTGGATCTGTCTTTCATACTGAATGTGGTGTTTGGTGCAGTGATTGTGTTTCTTCTCATCATACTGaagcacagaaaaacacacgctg GTGATACCACTGACAGACATGATGATGAG GATCAGGAGCCTGATTCAGTGAACTACGCTGCTCTGCAGTTCTCtaagaagaaaacaaagacaGGAAGATTTAGTGAATTAATATATTCACATGTTGTATATTCTGCTATCAGATAA
- the LOC131343459 gene encoding uncharacterized protein LOC131343459 isoform X4 has translation MLVFLKKKVCCILFKTTVDMLYSVNILTTPPTHRYIIIWFAEHTVSSFCLTSYTMLSGSATAMVQFMTLSVFLCIIGLLSETLNSLSLEAEVGDNVTIWCQHDLKRSDNIFWFKHTSDSVPFLLGCKRFLTSAPSEPCYFFSESERIVMSVHGSKTSLTITAVNVSDTGLYYCSFMHLDQVRFSNTTYLQMKGNKTLSTSDRAEVIVFLLIILKHRKTHAGDTTDRHDDEDQEPDSVNYAALQFSKKKTKTGRFSELIYSHVVYSAIR, from the exons ATGCTGGTCTTCCTGAAAAAGAAGGTTTGCTGCATTCTATTCAAAACAACTGTAGACATGTTATATAGTGTTAATATCCTCAccacaccccctacacacagatacatcaTCATTTGGTTTGCTGAACACACAgtttcctctttctgtctcacctcatACACAATGCTATCAGGCTCAGCAACAGCAATGGTTCAGTTTATGACTCTGTCTGTGTTCCTCTGCATCATTG GTTTGCTCTCAGAGACTCTGAACTCTTTAAGTCTGGAGGCAGAAGTTGGAGATAACGTCACTATTTGGTGTCAACATGATCTGAAACGTTCAGATAATATCTTCTGGTTTAAACACACGAGTGATTCAGTTCCATTTCTTCTTGGGTGTAAAAGGTTTTTAACATCAGCTCCATCAGAGCCGTGTTACTTCtttagtgagagtgagagaatagtGATGTCTGTTCATGGCAGTAAAACGTCTCTCACAATCACTGCAGTAAACGTCTCTGATACAGGACTCTATTACTGCAGCTTCATGCATCTGGACCAAGTTAGATTTAGCAACACGACCTATTTACAAATGAAAG gaaataaaacactgtctACCTCAGACAGAGCAGAAG TGATTGTGTTTCTTCTCATCATACTGaagcacagaaaaacacacgctg GTGATACCACTGACAGACATGATGATGAG GATCAGGAGCCTGATTCAGTGAACTACGCTGCTCTGCAGTTCTCtaagaagaaaacaaagacaGGAAGATTTAGTGAATTAATATATTCACATGTTGTATATTCTGCTATCAGATAA